In the Lepisosteus oculatus isolate fLepOcu1 chromosome 6, fLepOcu1.hap2, whole genome shotgun sequence genome, one interval contains:
- the ackr4a gene encoding atypical chemokine receptor 4, giving the protein MEFSEEDDYEDIFNESDFFNYSYSDYPTVCDKEEVRTFGKVFLPIIYALALIIGLAGNSLVVAIYIYYKKLKTMTDVYIFNLAIADLLLLFTLPFWAADAVHGWKLGETMCKITSMLYVMNFSCGMFFLACISVDRYLAIKTGRIKTNHCLFICFLVWATSFILGIPELIFSTVKMPQSRKICISVYPSSMARPAKATLEILEVLLSFVIPFLIMLFCYSKVSQALWKTANVKKWKAFKVLMVVVGVFIVTQLPFNIIKFCRAMDIIYILITQCEDSKRLDKATQITESMALLHSCVNPIIYAFVGASFKHHIARMFKSFSYRQRRRKEPENEISLNSETGSQITSSFTI; this is encoded by the coding sequence ATGGAGTTCTCTGAGGAAGATGACTATGAGGACATCTTTAATGAGAGTGACTTTTTCAACTACAGTTATTCTGACTACCCCACCGTCTGTGATAAAGAGGAGGTCCGCACCTTCGGTAAGGTCTTTCTACCCATAATCTATGCCCTGGCTTTGATAATCGGTCTCGCAGGGAACTCCCTGGTTGTGGCCATTTACATCTACTACAAGAAACTGAAGACCATGACCGATGTGTACATCTTCAACCTAGCCATAGCTGACCTCCTTCTCCTATTCACTCTTCCCTTCTGGGCTGCTGACGCGGTTCATGGCTGGAAGCTGGGAGAAACTATGTGCAAGATAACCTCCATGCTATATGTCATGAACTTCAGCTGTGGCATGTTCTTTCTAGCGTGTATCAGTGTAGACCGTTACCTGGCCATAAAAACGGGCAGAATCAAGACGAATCACTGCCTGTTCATCTGCTTCTTGGTTTGGGCAACTTCATTCATCTTGGGGATCCCTGAATTAATCTTCTCCACTGTTAAGATGCCCCAGAGCAGGAAAATCTGCATATCTGTTTATCCCTCCAGCATGGCCCGACCGGCCAAGGCCACACTCGAAATCCTAGAGGTCCTGCTCAGCTTTGTTATTCCTTTCTTAATCATGCTATTCTGCTACTCAAAAGTGTCCCAGGCTCTGTGGAAGACTGCAAATGTGAAGAAGTGGAAAGCCTTCAAGGTGCTGATGGTCGTTGTGGGTGTGTTCATCGTCACCCAGCTCCCTTTCAACATCATCAAGTTCTGTCGGGCAATGGACATCATTTACATACTCATCACCCAGTGCGAGGACAGCAAGAGACTGGACAAGGCTACACAGATCACAGAGAGCATGGCCCTGTTACACAGCTGCGTGAACCCCATTATCTATGCCTTTGTGGGGGCCTCCTTCAAGCATCACATCGCAAGGATGTTCAAGAGTTTCAGCTATCGCCAGAGACGAAGAAAAGAACCCGAAAACGAAATCTCGCTGAATTCCGAAACAGGTTCCCAAATCACCAGCAGTTTTACAATATAG